The Candidatus Mycolicibacterium alkanivorans genome contains a region encoding:
- the rplS gene encoding 50S ribosomal protein L19 — translation MNTLDFVDQASLRDDIPTFSPGDTVNVHVKVIEGNKQRIQVFKGVVLRRSGGGVRETFTVRKESYGVGVERTFPVHSPNIDHIEVVTRGDVRRAKLYYLRELRGKKAKIKEKR, via the coding sequence ATGAACACGCTGGACTTCGTCGACCAGGCGTCGCTGCGCGACGACATCCCGACCTTCAGTCCGGGCGACACTGTGAACGTGCACGTCAAGGTCATCGAAGGCAACAAGCAGCGCATCCAGGTCTTCAAGGGTGTCGTGCTGCGTCGCTCCGGCGGCGGGGTCCGCGAGACCTTCACCGTCCGCAAGGAGAGCTACGGCGTCGGCGTCGAGCGCACCTTCCCGGTGCACTCGCCCAACATCGACCACATCGAGGTCGTCACCCGCGGTGACGTCCGTCGCGCCAAGCTCTACTATCTGCGTGAGCTGCGGGGCAAGAAGGCGAAGATCAAGGAGAAGCGCTGA
- a CDS encoding class A beta-lactamase-related serine hydrolase, translating into MRRRRPSVLITGTAAALIGVSVAASSPQVNSGSADAGPQRLTLLAADPAAIPDAPAMAPLPQAPPDVVAGLDARAQQAASDAAQKGADIGFTLLDRETGRIISDGDGGAFPIASVSKLFIADDLLMQVANGQRQLTPEERQGLDAMLRSSDDSSAEVFWSEGGGSDIISRVSARYGLTGTSAPYDGHWWNTMSTTADLVRYYDMLLDGAGGLPPQMASMILSDLSASTPIARDGYPQRFGIPDGLFAEPVAVKQGWMPGWNGDNWLHMSTGVIGPTRRFVIAIGSMQPVDDTTARDTVTQAIKTMFPGGRI; encoded by the coding sequence GTGAGGCGACGGCGTCCGTCGGTGCTGATCACCGGTACTGCCGCAGCGCTGATCGGTGTGTCCGTGGCCGCCTCCTCCCCTCAGGTCAACTCCGGTTCCGCTGATGCAGGTCCGCAGCGGCTGACCCTGCTGGCCGCCGACCCCGCCGCGATTCCCGACGCCCCGGCCATGGCGCCGCTGCCTCAAGCGCCGCCGGATGTGGTCGCCGGCCTCGACGCGCGTGCCCAGCAGGCCGCTTCCGACGCCGCCCAGAAGGGTGCGGACATCGGCTTCACGCTGCTCGACCGCGAGACCGGCCGCATCATCTCCGACGGCGACGGGGGCGCCTTTCCGATCGCGTCGGTGAGCAAGCTGTTCATCGCCGATGACTTGCTGATGCAGGTGGCCAACGGTCAGCGTCAGCTGACTCCCGAGGAGCGTCAGGGCTTGGACGCGATGCTGCGCTCGTCGGACGACAGCTCCGCGGAGGTGTTCTGGAGCGAGGGCGGCGGCTCCGACATCATCAGCCGGGTGAGCGCCCGCTACGGGCTGACCGGGACATCGGCACCCTACGACGGGCACTGGTGGAACACCATGAGCACCACGGCCGACCTGGTCCGTTATTACGACATGTTGCTCGACGGCGCAGGCGGCCTGCCGCCCCAGATGGCTTCGATGATCCTGTCCGACCTGTCCGCCTCGACGCCGATAGCACGGGACGGCTATCCGCAGCGGTTCGGCATTCCCGACGGCCTCTTCGCCGAACCGGTCGCCGTCAAACAGGGCTGGATGCCCGGCTGGAACGGCGACAACTGGTTGCACATGTCGACCGGTGTGATCGGTCCCACCCGGCGCTTCGTTATCGCCATCGGCTCGATGCAGCCGGTCGACGACACCACCGCACGCGACACCGTCACCCAGGCGATCAAGACGATGTTCCCGGGCGGACGGATCTGA
- the trmD gene encoding tRNA (guanosine(37)-N1)-methyltransferase TrmD yields MRIDVITIFPSYLDPVRESLLGKAIESGIVDFAVHDLRRWTHDVHHSVDDSPYGGGPGMVMKAPVWGEALDEICTESTLLVVPTPAGRMFTQGAALRWSDEQHLVFACGRYEGIDQRVVDDAASRMRVEEVSIGDYVLAGGEAAALVMIEAVVRLLPNVMGNPLSHQDDSHSPEIAGLLEGPSYTRPPTWRGLPVPDVLLSGDHAKISAWRHEQALQRTKERRPDLLGE; encoded by the coding sequence ATGCGGATCGACGTCATCACGATCTTTCCGAGCTACCTCGACCCGGTGCGGGAGTCGTTGTTGGGCAAGGCAATAGAGTCCGGGATCGTCGACTTCGCCGTGCACGATCTGCGGCGGTGGACCCACGACGTGCACCATTCCGTCGACGACTCGCCCTACGGTGGCGGCCCCGGCATGGTGATGAAAGCTCCGGTGTGGGGCGAGGCGCTCGACGAGATATGCACCGAGTCAACACTTCTGGTGGTCCCGACCCCGGCCGGCCGGATGTTCACCCAGGGTGCCGCGCTGCGCTGGTCAGACGAGCAGCACCTGGTGTTCGCGTGCGGACGCTACGAAGGCATCGATCAGCGGGTGGTCGATGACGCTGCGAGCCGGATGCGGGTCGAAGAGGTCTCGATCGGCGACTATGTGCTGGCCGGTGGGGAAGCCGCCGCACTGGTGATGATCGAGGCGGTGGTGCGTCTGCTGCCCAACGTGATGGGCAATCCGCTGTCACACCAGGATGATTCGCACTCGCCGGAAATTGCCGGTCTGCTGGAGGGGCCGAGCTACACCCGGCCGCCGACCTGGCGAGGACTACCGGTGCCAGACGTGCTGCTGTCCGGAGATCACGCCAAGATTAGCGCCTGGCGCCACGAGCAGGCACTGCAGCGCACGAAGGAACGCCGCCCAGATCTGTTGGGCGAGTAG